One Tachysurus fulvidraco isolate hzauxx_2018 chromosome 2, HZAU_PFXX_2.0, whole genome shotgun sequence DNA segment encodes these proteins:
- the inavab gene encoding innate immunity activator b isoform X1 — MEAKEEISDTDSGIILNSGLDSPIIENKDVSTHTRAVKLKRQSLQDRLELCILELKKLCIREAELTGHLCSNYPLLPGEKPPQIRKRIGAAFKLDEHSILHSNEDSELCSVEAKLALQQQIYIAAHRLCHEEHLSKAVKKSRVQQCKHEEQKLKELQDSIFQLRLKHSHSSPLPSITTQKHKDSFCQYHGFSDNSSLSDSAVLDEEELMSQSSMTSSKPPSITEFYSVAQGPSRLYLNSFGPLFHPSDPSSSQRQPPLQNLDHCHSPLLEYDPAPIQNSPWKESSLDQPYQKQKSSHSSSTSSRVPISDPTNAERERGRSPGPRRLTNIILTESEYSPKTLPMGSQLQHSSAEDSNYEHSLTPIYTGLPCQELLDEPEQLCHTQHRYHYPNHISLSYVTHTYSKNPLAQISPRLYRAHIDEGRGYDMEWSRMDLRRQPSPCPSVHYEHWYNEVPLYQQQDRLIPCHLKLSRAPSFKEYPRHPGKALPRQVVTDELKSWHQRCQLRPQSLDRQCAVRIRNLPLHDSPLSHQQANHDQVSQSTAERKAVKWYEEKEIVSQV; from the exons ATggaggccaaagaggagatcaGTGACACAGACAGTGGGATTATTCTGAATTCCG GACTAGATAGTCCTATTATTGAAAACAAGGAtgtgagtacacacactcgggctGTAAAGTTAAAAAGGCAGTCATTACAGGACAGACTTGAGCTGTGTATTCTAGAGCTGAAGAAACTCTGTATTAGAGAGGCT GAGCTCACTGGACATTTGTGCTCAAACTACCCTCTGTTACCTGGAGAGAAACCTCCACAGATACGCAAACGCATTGGGGCTGCTTTTAAGTTGGATGAGCATAGCATCCTGCACAGCAATGAG GACTCAGAGCTATGCTCAGTGGAGGCTAAACTGGCACTGCAGCAACAGATCTACATAGCAGCACACAGGCTGTGCCATGAAGAGCACCTGAGCAAAGCAGTAAAGAAAAGCAGAGTACAACAGTGCAAGCATGAGGAGCAGAAACTTAAGGAGCTCCAAGATTCCATATTCCAACTACGTCTCAAACACAGCCACTCCTCACCACTACCTAGTATaaccacacaaaaacataagGACTCTTTCTGTCAGT ATCATGGCTTTTCAGATAACAGTTCACTGTCAGATTCTGCAGTGTTAGACGAAG AAGAACTGATGAGCCAGTCATCCATGACTTCATCTAAACCCCCCTCTATTACAGAGTTTTATTCAGTGGCCCAAGGCCCTTCCCgtctttatttaaattcatttggtCCCCTGTTTCATCCCTCTGACCCAAGTTCCAGCCAACGTCAACCACCTCTCCAGAATTTGGACCATTGTCACAGCCCCTTGCTGGAGTATGACCCTGCTCCCATCCAGAATTCCCCTTGGAAGGAGTCGAGTCTTGATCAGCCTTACCAGAAGCAGAAGTCTTCTCACTCCAGTAGTACTAGCTCCAG AGTTCCCATTAGTGATCCAACaaatgcagagagagaaagaggccgGTCACCTGGTCCCCGAAGACTGACCAATATTATTTTGACGGAATCAGAATACTCTCCTAAAACATTGCCGATGGGAAGCCAACTACAACACTCCAGTGCAGAGGACAGTAACTATGAGCACTCGTTGACTCCAATCTACACTGGCTTACCATGCCAGGAGCTGTTAGATGAACCAGAGCAACTATGCCATACCCAGCACAGATACCACTACCCTAATCACATCTCACTGTCTTATGTAACTCATACCTACTCAAAAAACCCCTTAGCTCAGATTTCCCCGAGGCTCTACAGAGCACATATAGATGAAGGAAGAGGCTATGATATGGAATGGAGTAGAATGGATCTCAGACGACAGCCTTCTCCTTGCCCCAGTGTTCACTATGAGCATTGGTACAATGAGGTGCCACTATATCAGCAACAGGACAGACTGATCCCCTGCCACCTGAAGCTATCTCGTGCCCCATCCTTCAAAGAGTACCCCCGACACCCAGGCAAAGCTCTTCCACGACAGGTGGTCACAGACGAACTGAAGTCATGGCATCAGCGCTGCCAGCTGCGGCCACAGTCTTTAGACAGACAATGTGCTGTGCGCATTCGGAACCTGCCCTTACATGACTCACCACTCTCTCATCAGCAGGCCAATCATGATCAG GTATCCCAAAGCACTgcagagagaaaagcagtgaaatggTATGAAGAAAAAGAGATTGTCAGCCAAGTTTAG
- the inavab gene encoding innate immunity activator b isoform X2, translating into MEAKEEISDTDSGIILNSGLDSPIIENKDVSTHTRAVKLKRQSLQDRLELCILELKKLCIREAELTGHLCSNYPLLPGEKPPQIRKRIGAAFKLDEHSILHSNEDSELCSVEAKLALQQQIYIAAHRLCHEEHLSKAVKKSRVQQCKHEEQKLKELQDSIFQLRLKHSHSSPLPSITTQKHKDSFYHGFSDNSSLSDSAVLDEEELMSQSSMTSSKPPSITEFYSVAQGPSRLYLNSFGPLFHPSDPSSSQRQPPLQNLDHCHSPLLEYDPAPIQNSPWKESSLDQPYQKQKSSHSSSTSSRVPISDPTNAERERGRSPGPRRLTNIILTESEYSPKTLPMGSQLQHSSAEDSNYEHSLTPIYTGLPCQELLDEPEQLCHTQHRYHYPNHISLSYVTHTYSKNPLAQISPRLYRAHIDEGRGYDMEWSRMDLRRQPSPCPSVHYEHWYNEVPLYQQQDRLIPCHLKLSRAPSFKEYPRHPGKALPRQVVTDELKSWHQRCQLRPQSLDRQCAVRIRNLPLHDSPLSHQQANHDQVSQSTAERKAVKWYEEKEIVSQV; encoded by the exons ATggaggccaaagaggagatcaGTGACACAGACAGTGGGATTATTCTGAATTCCG GACTAGATAGTCCTATTATTGAAAACAAGGAtgtgagtacacacactcgggctGTAAAGTTAAAAAGGCAGTCATTACAGGACAGACTTGAGCTGTGTATTCTAGAGCTGAAGAAACTCTGTATTAGAGAGGCT GAGCTCACTGGACATTTGTGCTCAAACTACCCTCTGTTACCTGGAGAGAAACCTCCACAGATACGCAAACGCATTGGGGCTGCTTTTAAGTTGGATGAGCATAGCATCCTGCACAGCAATGAG GACTCAGAGCTATGCTCAGTGGAGGCTAAACTGGCACTGCAGCAACAGATCTACATAGCAGCACACAGGCTGTGCCATGAAGAGCACCTGAGCAAAGCAGTAAAGAAAAGCAGAGTACAACAGTGCAAGCATGAGGAGCAGAAACTTAAGGAGCTCCAAGATTCCATATTCCAACTACGTCTCAAACACAGCCACTCCTCACCACTACCTAGTATaaccacacaaaaacataagGACTCTTTCT ATCATGGCTTTTCAGATAACAGTTCACTGTCAGATTCTGCAGTGTTAGACGAAG AAGAACTGATGAGCCAGTCATCCATGACTTCATCTAAACCCCCCTCTATTACAGAGTTTTATTCAGTGGCCCAAGGCCCTTCCCgtctttatttaaattcatttggtCCCCTGTTTCATCCCTCTGACCCAAGTTCCAGCCAACGTCAACCACCTCTCCAGAATTTGGACCATTGTCACAGCCCCTTGCTGGAGTATGACCCTGCTCCCATCCAGAATTCCCCTTGGAAGGAGTCGAGTCTTGATCAGCCTTACCAGAAGCAGAAGTCTTCTCACTCCAGTAGTACTAGCTCCAG AGTTCCCATTAGTGATCCAACaaatgcagagagagaaagaggccgGTCACCTGGTCCCCGAAGACTGACCAATATTATTTTGACGGAATCAGAATACTCTCCTAAAACATTGCCGATGGGAAGCCAACTACAACACTCCAGTGCAGAGGACAGTAACTATGAGCACTCGTTGACTCCAATCTACACTGGCTTACCATGCCAGGAGCTGTTAGATGAACCAGAGCAACTATGCCATACCCAGCACAGATACCACTACCCTAATCACATCTCACTGTCTTATGTAACTCATACCTACTCAAAAAACCCCTTAGCTCAGATTTCCCCGAGGCTCTACAGAGCACATATAGATGAAGGAAGAGGCTATGATATGGAATGGAGTAGAATGGATCTCAGACGACAGCCTTCTCCTTGCCCCAGTGTTCACTATGAGCATTGGTACAATGAGGTGCCACTATATCAGCAACAGGACAGACTGATCCCCTGCCACCTGAAGCTATCTCGTGCCCCATCCTTCAAAGAGTACCCCCGACACCCAGGCAAAGCTCTTCCACGACAGGTGGTCACAGACGAACTGAAGTCATGGCATCAGCGCTGCCAGCTGCGGCCACAGTCTTTAGACAGACAATGTGCTGTGCGCATTCGGAACCTGCCCTTACATGACTCACCACTCTCTCATCAGCAGGCCAATCATGATCAG GTATCCCAAAGCACTgcagagagaaaagcagtgaaatggTATGAAGAAAAAGAGATTGTCAGCCAAGTTTAG
- the inavab gene encoding innate immunity activator b isoform X3: MEAKEEISDTDSGIILNSGLDSPIIENKDVSTHTRAVKLKRQSLQDRLELCILELKKLCIREAELTGHLCSNYPLLPGEKPPQIRKRIGAAFKLDEHSILHSNEDSELCSVEAKLALQQQIYIAAHRLCHEEHLSKAVKKSRVQQCKHEEQKLKELQDSIFQLRLKHSHSSPLPSITTQKHKDSFCQYHGFSDNSSLSDSAVLDEEELMSQSSMTSSKPPSITEFYSVAQGPSRLYLNSFGPLFHPSDPSSSQRQPPLQNLDHCHSPLLEYDPAPIQNSPWKESSLDQPYQKQKSSHSSSTSSRVPISDPTNAERERGRSPGPRRLTNIILTESEYSPKTLPMGSQLQHSSAEDSNYEHSLTPIYTGLPCQELLDEPEQLCHTQHRYHYPNHISLSYVTHTYSKNPLAQISPRLYRAHIDEGRGYDMEWSRMDLRRQPSPCPSVHYEHWYNEVPLYQQQDRLIPCHLKLSRAPSFKEYPRHPGKALPRQVVTDELKSWHQRCQLRPQSLDRQCAVRIRNLPLHDSPLSHQQANHDQNLYIGPGIPKHCREKSSEMV, translated from the exons ATggaggccaaagaggagatcaGTGACACAGACAGTGGGATTATTCTGAATTCCG GACTAGATAGTCCTATTATTGAAAACAAGGAtgtgagtacacacactcgggctGTAAAGTTAAAAAGGCAGTCATTACAGGACAGACTTGAGCTGTGTATTCTAGAGCTGAAGAAACTCTGTATTAGAGAGGCT GAGCTCACTGGACATTTGTGCTCAAACTACCCTCTGTTACCTGGAGAGAAACCTCCACAGATACGCAAACGCATTGGGGCTGCTTTTAAGTTGGATGAGCATAGCATCCTGCACAGCAATGAG GACTCAGAGCTATGCTCAGTGGAGGCTAAACTGGCACTGCAGCAACAGATCTACATAGCAGCACACAGGCTGTGCCATGAAGAGCACCTGAGCAAAGCAGTAAAGAAAAGCAGAGTACAACAGTGCAAGCATGAGGAGCAGAAACTTAAGGAGCTCCAAGATTCCATATTCCAACTACGTCTCAAACACAGCCACTCCTCACCACTACCTAGTATaaccacacaaaaacataagGACTCTTTCTGTCAGT ATCATGGCTTTTCAGATAACAGTTCACTGTCAGATTCTGCAGTGTTAGACGAAG AAGAACTGATGAGCCAGTCATCCATGACTTCATCTAAACCCCCCTCTATTACAGAGTTTTATTCAGTGGCCCAAGGCCCTTCCCgtctttatttaaattcatttggtCCCCTGTTTCATCCCTCTGACCCAAGTTCCAGCCAACGTCAACCACCTCTCCAGAATTTGGACCATTGTCACAGCCCCTTGCTGGAGTATGACCCTGCTCCCATCCAGAATTCCCCTTGGAAGGAGTCGAGTCTTGATCAGCCTTACCAGAAGCAGAAGTCTTCTCACTCCAGTAGTACTAGCTCCAG AGTTCCCATTAGTGATCCAACaaatgcagagagagaaagaggccgGTCACCTGGTCCCCGAAGACTGACCAATATTATTTTGACGGAATCAGAATACTCTCCTAAAACATTGCCGATGGGAAGCCAACTACAACACTCCAGTGCAGAGGACAGTAACTATGAGCACTCGTTGACTCCAATCTACACTGGCTTACCATGCCAGGAGCTGTTAGATGAACCAGAGCAACTATGCCATACCCAGCACAGATACCACTACCCTAATCACATCTCACTGTCTTATGTAACTCATACCTACTCAAAAAACCCCTTAGCTCAGATTTCCCCGAGGCTCTACAGAGCACATATAGATGAAGGAAGAGGCTATGATATGGAATGGAGTAGAATGGATCTCAGACGACAGCCTTCTCCTTGCCCCAGTGTTCACTATGAGCATTGGTACAATGAGGTGCCACTATATCAGCAACAGGACAGACTGATCCCCTGCCACCTGAAGCTATCTCGTGCCCCATCCTTCAAAGAGTACCCCCGACACCCAGGCAAAGCTCTTCCACGACAGGTGGTCACAGACGAACTGAAGTCATGGCATCAGCGCTGCCAGCTGCGGCCACAGTCTTTAGACAGACAATGTGCTGTGCGCATTCGGAACCTGCCCTTACATGACTCACCACTCTCTCATCAGCAGGCCAATCATGATCAG aactTGTACATTGGCCCAg GTATCCCAAAGCACTgcagagagaaaagcagtgaaatggTATGA
- the inavab gene encoding innate immunity activator b isoform X4, whose protein sequence is MEAKEEISDTDSGIILNSGLDSPIIENKDVSTHTRAVKLKRQSLQDRLELCILELKKLCIREAELTGHLCSNYPLLPGEKPPQIRKRIGAAFKLDEHSILHSNEDSELCSVEAKLALQQQIYIAAHRLCHEEHLSKAVKKSRVQQCKHEEQKLKELQDSIFQLRLKHSHSSPLPNHGFSDNSSLSDSAVLDEEELMSQSSMTSSKPPSITEFYSVAQGPSRLYLNSFGPLFHPSDPSSSQRQPPLQNLDHCHSPLLEYDPAPIQNSPWKESSLDQPYQKQKSSHSSSTSSRVPISDPTNAERERGRSPGPRRLTNIILTESEYSPKTLPMGSQLQHSSAEDSNYEHSLTPIYTGLPCQELLDEPEQLCHTQHRYHYPNHISLSYVTHTYSKNPLAQISPRLYRAHIDEGRGYDMEWSRMDLRRQPSPCPSVHYEHWYNEVPLYQQQDRLIPCHLKLSRAPSFKEYPRHPGKALPRQVVTDELKSWHQRCQLRPQSLDRQCAVRIRNLPLHDSPLSHQQANHDQVSQSTAERKAVKWYEEKEIVSQV, encoded by the exons ATggaggccaaagaggagatcaGTGACACAGACAGTGGGATTATTCTGAATTCCG GACTAGATAGTCCTATTATTGAAAACAAGGAtgtgagtacacacactcgggctGTAAAGTTAAAAAGGCAGTCATTACAGGACAGACTTGAGCTGTGTATTCTAGAGCTGAAGAAACTCTGTATTAGAGAGGCT GAGCTCACTGGACATTTGTGCTCAAACTACCCTCTGTTACCTGGAGAGAAACCTCCACAGATACGCAAACGCATTGGGGCTGCTTTTAAGTTGGATGAGCATAGCATCCTGCACAGCAATGAG GACTCAGAGCTATGCTCAGTGGAGGCTAAACTGGCACTGCAGCAACAGATCTACATAGCAGCACACAGGCTGTGCCATGAAGAGCACCTGAGCAAAGCAGTAAAGAAAAGCAGAGTACAACAGTGCAAGCATGAGGAGCAGAAACTTAAGGAGCTCCAAGATTCCATATTCCAACTACGTCTCAAACACAGCCACTCCTCACCACTACCTA ATCATGGCTTTTCAGATAACAGTTCACTGTCAGATTCTGCAGTGTTAGACGAAG AAGAACTGATGAGCCAGTCATCCATGACTTCATCTAAACCCCCCTCTATTACAGAGTTTTATTCAGTGGCCCAAGGCCCTTCCCgtctttatttaaattcatttggtCCCCTGTTTCATCCCTCTGACCCAAGTTCCAGCCAACGTCAACCACCTCTCCAGAATTTGGACCATTGTCACAGCCCCTTGCTGGAGTATGACCCTGCTCCCATCCAGAATTCCCCTTGGAAGGAGTCGAGTCTTGATCAGCCTTACCAGAAGCAGAAGTCTTCTCACTCCAGTAGTACTAGCTCCAG AGTTCCCATTAGTGATCCAACaaatgcagagagagaaagaggccgGTCACCTGGTCCCCGAAGACTGACCAATATTATTTTGACGGAATCAGAATACTCTCCTAAAACATTGCCGATGGGAAGCCAACTACAACACTCCAGTGCAGAGGACAGTAACTATGAGCACTCGTTGACTCCAATCTACACTGGCTTACCATGCCAGGAGCTGTTAGATGAACCAGAGCAACTATGCCATACCCAGCACAGATACCACTACCCTAATCACATCTCACTGTCTTATGTAACTCATACCTACTCAAAAAACCCCTTAGCTCAGATTTCCCCGAGGCTCTACAGAGCACATATAGATGAAGGAAGAGGCTATGATATGGAATGGAGTAGAATGGATCTCAGACGACAGCCTTCTCCTTGCCCCAGTGTTCACTATGAGCATTGGTACAATGAGGTGCCACTATATCAGCAACAGGACAGACTGATCCCCTGCCACCTGAAGCTATCTCGTGCCCCATCCTTCAAAGAGTACCCCCGACACCCAGGCAAAGCTCTTCCACGACAGGTGGTCACAGACGAACTGAAGTCATGGCATCAGCGCTGCCAGCTGCGGCCACAGTCTTTAGACAGACAATGTGCTGTGCGCATTCGGAACCTGCCCTTACATGACTCACCACTCTCTCATCAGCAGGCCAATCATGATCAG GTATCCCAAAGCACTgcagagagaaaagcagtgaaatggTATGAAGAAAAAGAGATTGTCAGCCAAGTTTAG